The candidate division WOR-3 bacterium genomic sequence CCTTGTATCATCTACCCTATAGACATTAAGCGTAATCTCAAAAACCTTACCATCTTTCATTATATAACCATCTTTATTTAAATTTTTTTGAGAAAAGCCAACTTCTTCTAAAAGTCTTATTGCTTCTTCCTTGTTGTATTCAATTTCTGGATTTTTTTCATTTTCATAAGGGAGCCCAGCAAAATAAGAATTCATAATTTTAAATTCGTTATAATAAAATTTCTCAAGAATTAAACTCCTATTTATAAGAAGAATTATCGCCTTTCTTACCCTCTCATCATTAAAAGGTTCTTCTCTCAAGTTAAAATAAAAACCATTCACATAAGGCATATTAATATAAAATCTTTGTTTTATAATGTGATTGTTTCTTATTTCTTTATTTTTTGAAGGAATATATTCTTCTGCCCAATCCTTAAGAAGCGGTCTTTCTATTTGCAAAATGTCTATCTCTCCTTTTTTAAATTTTTCCCCTATTATTGTCTCCTCAGGATAAAAAATAAAGCGAATATAATCAAAATTAAAAAGGTTTTTGTTCATCTTATAAAAATAACCCCACCAAGAAGGATTTCTCTTTAAAATTATGCATTCATTTGGAATTGCCCTTTCAAAAAGATAGGGTCCTGAACCTAATATCATCTCATTATTATATTTCTTCATATAAAGAGAAGGAGTCATTCTCCCTATTATATGTTCTGGGAGAATAAAGAATTCTTCTGTGCTTATATTAAAAAAAGCTCTCCAGGAAGGTTCTTTTGACTCAATCATTAGAACATCCTTAGAAAGAGCAACAGGTCTTTTAAATTTCAAAAACATTTCCTGCCACATAGGTTCCTTCAAATCATCACTTGTAACAAGATCCCAGGTGGCAACTGCATCAAAAGCTGTTACAGGCTTACCATCAGCCCACTTTGCTTTTGGATTTATATGATAAAAATAAATTTTTTTATCTTCGCTTATAAACCACTTATCTGCAAGAGAAGGTATATATTCAAAAGTAATAAGATCTACTTTAAGAAGGGTCTCATATAAAAGAGATCGGAGAATTGCATTTAGAAGATAAGAAGCACTCTGTCCATATATTCTTAAAGTTGCAGGATAACCAAAACACCCAAAAGTAATATAACCACCCTTTCTCGCCCTATCATCCCATAAAATAGAAGGATTATCATTTGTAACCCATTTAATTGAATTAATGAGGCTATCAATTTCTCTTTTTGTTAAATCTTTTGGGCCATATTTTTTAAATAGTTCTTCTTCTGAGACCAAAAGCTCTTTTTCTTCTAATTTTTCTTCTTTTTTACAGGAAACAGAAAACAGTAAAACCAAAGAGAACAAAATTTTTATTATTGAAAAATCTCTAAACCTCATAAGAGTTGAGCCATTAAAGAATAGTTCTTAATCCTCTTTAATTACAAAACTATCATTAGTAATATAAACTGTAAACCTTTTATTTTCTTTTGCATCCTTAAAAGAAGAATTTCCATAAACTGCGTCTATCCCCGGAATCTTTTCTCCATAGCGCATTAACCATCTCCAAAATAAAGTCTCTTCTCCCAATTCATATACAGTTCTTTCTTTACTTTTTTCATCCTCAATTGAAATATAACGCCCAGAAAGCCTCGTAATCTTATACAAAGGCTTCATCCCAAGAGACACCAAGAAATTCTCCCATTTAATTATTTGTCCATCAATCACAAACTGTTGCCCTTTAAGGTGATAAAATTTAGTTTCTTTTTTAGAATCCTTAGGAACAATTTTGACCGCAA encodes the following:
- a CDS encoding ABC transporter substrate-binding protein; the protein is MRFRDFSIIKILFSLVLLFSVSCKKEEKLEEKELLVSEEELFKKYGPKDLTKREIDSLINSIKWVTNDNPSILWDDRARKGGYITFGCFGYPATLRIYGQSASYLLNAILRSLLYETLLKVDLITFEYIPSLADKWFISEDKKIYFYHINPKAKWADGKPVTAFDAVATWDLVTSDDLKEPMWQEMFLKFKRPVALSKDVLMIESKEPSWRAFFNISTEEFFILPEHIIGRMTPSLYMKKYNNEMILGSGPYLFERAIPNECIILKRNPSWWGYFYKMNKNLFNFDYIRFIFYPEETIIGEKFKKGEIDILQIERPLLKDWAEEYIPSKNKEIRNNHIIKQRFYINMPYVNGFYFNLREEPFNDERVRKAIILLINRSLILEKFYYNEFKIMNSYFAGLPYENEKNPEIEYNKEEAIRLLEEVGFSQKNLNKDGYIMKDGKVFEITLNVYRVDDTRVETLLQEELKKVGIKLNLKRVTWAKNMKDLEEFNFKMIGLRFTIEIFPNPELCYHSKFADKKGSFNIWGIKDKNVDKLLDLYYKEYNLEKRINLLKELDSILVNKYMTALLWYEDNMKLLYWNKFGMPEFGVSQTDYNGLINYKPYWPIIAFWWIDEELSQELERAKDKEIMLRSKVKLKSWEEFKEEYKK